From Hippoglossus stenolepis isolate QCI-W04-F060 chromosome 4, HSTE1.2, whole genome shotgun sequence, a single genomic window includes:
- the mmp28 gene encoding matrix metalloproteinase-28 — MRRGAPERRCGAGRDMRAAWILAVSALITAHTAGASPLLPDPEVFLEKFGYLHQDHHLHNAVEVRSAIRDFQWLSRLPVTGELDSATLRQMKEPRCGMSDEGSQHIWAKRVNAIFTGKRAAAGRPQSRRKRYATQVEKWYKRHLTYQIVNWPRHLSLGSVQLVVRAAFQLWSNVSGLVFQEAPEGPADIRLAFYEGDHNDGASNAFDGPGGTLAHAFLPRRGEAHFDMAERWTLNGHKGHNLFMVTAHEIGHTLGLEHSPVRHALMSPYYRKLGRNLVPSWDDIIAVQQLYGKPSGERPVRLPGQVLHAALQQWEFTELHNRHKTTEQPLYCQGVFDAITMDQNGTVLVFRAGVYWTVSAEGSVSSPLPLRQRWPDLPPAIEAAAFSPLDSKWYFFKGKRMWRYTGSGLDPGFPKKSSELGLPRHPDCAFFYAPLGHMVLFKGSRYSVLNLQTLRQEPYYPRRLADWTGVPQGTNGALTRPGGRLYLFREQRFWRFDPVKVRVTREGQWAQDLSWTGCSNTPQSNNIL, encoded by the exons ATGAGACGCGGAGCTCCGGAGCGGCGGTGCGGAGCTGGACGGGACATGAGGGCAGCCTGGATCCTGGCTGTGAGCGCCCTCATCACGGCTCACACTGCCGGGGCATCCCCGCTGCTCCCAGACCCGGAG GTTTTTCTGGAGAAGTTCGGCTACCTGCACCAGGACCACCACCTCCACAATGCGGTGGAGGTGCGGTCAGCCATCCG CGACTTCCAGTGGTTGTCCCGGCTTCCCGTCACGGGTGAACTTGACAGCGCCACCCTGAGGCAGATGAAAGAGCCCCGCTGTGGGATGTCGGACGAGGGCAGCCAGCATATCTGGGCTAAGAGAGTGAACGCCATCTTTACCGGAAAGAGGGCCGCAGCGGGGCGGCCTCAGAGCCGCAGGAAGCGCTATGCCACACAAG TGGAGAAGTGGTACAAGCGCCACCTGACCTATCAGATCGTGAACTGGCCTCGCCATCTGTCTCTGGGCTCTGTGCAGCTGGTGGTGCGCGCAGCGTTCCAGCTGTGGAGCAACGTGTCGGGCCTGGTCTTCCAGGAGGCCCCCGAGGGACCCGCAGACATCCGGCTGGCGTTTTACGAGGGCGACCACAACGACGGGGCCAGCAACGCCTTCGATGGACCAG GTGGAACGCTGGCTCACGCCTTCCTGCCCCGCCGTGGTGAAGCTCATTTTGACATGGCAGAAAGGTGGACGCTGAACGGACACAAGGGACACAACCTGTTCATGGTGACCGCCCACGAGATcggacacaccctggggctgGAGCACTCCCCGGTGCGACACGCTCTGATGTCACCGTACTACAGGAAACTCGGACGCAATCTGGTGCCGAGCTGGGACGACATCATCGCGGTGCAGCAGCTGTACG GTAAGCCGTCAGGTGAGCGCCCGGTGAGGCTGCCGGGTCAGGTCCTGCACGCCGCCCTGCAGCAGTGGGAGTTCACCGAGCTTCACAACAGGCACAAGACCACAGAGCAGCCTCTCTACTGCCAGGGCGTCTTCGATGCCATCACCATGG ACCAGAATGGCACGGTGCTGGTGTTTCGGGCCGGCGTGTACTGGACGGTGTCGGCTGAAGGCAGCGTGAGCAGCCCGCTGCCCCTCCGTCAGCGCTGGCCTGACCTCCCTCCCGCCATCGAGGCCGCTGCCTTCTCCCCACTGGACTCCAAGTGGTATTTTTTCAAAG GGAAGCGGATGTGGCGCTACACAGGCAGCGGTCTGGACCCTGGCTTCCCCAAGAAGAGCAGTGAGCTGGGGCTGCCCCGCCACCCGGACTGTGCCTTCTTCTACGCACCTCTGGGTCACATGGTCCTCTTCAAGGGCTCCCGCTACTCTGTGCTCAACCTGCAAACCCTGCGCCAGGAGCCCTACTACCCCCGCAGGCTGGCGGACTGGACTGGGGTGCCACAGGGGACCAATGGGGCGTTGACACGTCCGGGTGGGCGCCTCTATCTGTTCAGGGAGCAGCGCTTCTGGAGGTTTGACCCGGTCAAGGTGCGAGTCACCAGGGAGGGTCAGTGGGCTCAGGACCTGAGCTGGACTGGCTGCAGCAACACGCCTCAGAGCAATAACATTCTTtga
- the taf15 gene encoding TATA-binding protein-associated factor 2N isoform X2, translating to MATDSGYGQHGSSQSYGAYAGQQGGQGYGQGNGSGSYSGQSYPGYGQQGATPAATPAVTQDGYGQSQPQPQSYDNYGQESSGYGDKSSSYGQQSSYGAQGPGGGGAPPPVAAAAAAAGGGAAAAASYGQQSSYGSPGQGGGSYGRWSEGESGGQGGRFGRDQGDRSEGGGFRGRGRGGYDRGSYDRSGGFDRGGFDRGGRGGPSGMGGGDRGGYKNYGGSRDYSSRDESGNEVDNSDNNTIFVQGLGEEVTAQEVGDFFKQIGIIKVSKKTGLQMINIYTDKITGLPKGECTVSFDDPPSAKAAIEWFDGKEFQGKPLKVSFATRRTEFTQRGGGRGARGGAGGGGGGGGGGGGGGGGGGFRGRGGGPNFDIKGGDWPCPNSSCGNMNFARRQECNKCGAPKPGDGGFEGDRGERGSRGGYGGDRGGGGFRGRGGFRGGDRGGDRGGYGGGGGFGGGGGYKMGGRGDRRDDRRERPY from the exons ATGGCCACTG ACTCAGGCTACGGCCAGCATGGCAGTTCACAAAG CTATGGAGCCTATGCCGGTCAGCAGGGCGGACAG GGTTATGGACAAGGAAATGGCAGTGGCTCTTACAGCGGGCAGAGTTATCCTGGCTATGGACAGCAAGGTGCAACACCTGCTGCGACACCAGCTGTGACGCAAG ATGGTTATGGTCAgtctcagccacagccacagagcTATGATAATTATGGGCAGGAATCATCTGG GTATGGTGACAAGTCGTCTTCTTATGGACAACAAAGTTCCTATGGCGCCCAgggaccaggaggaggaggagcaccaCCACCAgtagcggcggcggcggcggcagcaggaggaggagcagcagcagcagccagttaCGGACAGCAAAGCTCCTATGGCAGCCCGGGGCAAGGAGGTGGCAGCTATGGAAGATGGAGTGAGG GTGAAAGTGGTGGTCAGGGGGGCAGGTTTGGACGTGACCAGGGCGATCGTTCAGAAGGCGGGGGCTTCAGAGGTCGAGGCCGTGGTGGCTATGATCGCGGCAGCTATGACCGCAGTGGTGGTTTCGACCGTGGTGGCTTTGATCGCGGCGGAAGAGGCGGACCTTCTGGTATGGG aggtgGTGACCGTGGTGGCTACAAAAATTACGGTG GCTCTCGAGACTACAGCTCAAGGGATGAATCAG GTAACGAGGTGGacaactccgacaacaacacCATTTTTGTCCAGGGCCTGGGAGAAGAGGTCACAGCTCAGGAAGTCGGCGACTTCTTCAAGCAGATTGGTATCATCAAG GTGAGCAAGAAGACTGGACTGCAAATGATCAACATCTACACTGACAAGATCACTGGTCTGCCAAAGGGAGAATGTACAGTGTCCTTCGACGATCCTCCTTCTGCCAAAGCTGCTATTGAATGGTTTGACG GCAAAGAATTTCAAGGCAAACCCCTCAAAGTATCATTTGCCACCCGCAGAACTGAGTTCACACAGAGAGGTGGTGGAAGAGGggcgagaggaggagcaggtggtggaggaggaggtggtggaggaggaggtggcggtggaggaggaggag GTTTCAGAGGTCGTGGTGGTGGACCCAACTTTGACATTAAGGGAGGAGACTGGCCCTGTCCCAACAG CTCCTGCGGCAACATGAATTTTGCGCGGCGGCAAGAGTGCAACAAGTGCGGTGCACCTAAACCAGGAGATGGAGGTTTTGAAGGGG aCCGTGGTGAGCGTGGAAGCCGTGGAGGTTATGGTGGTGACAGAGGCGGCGGCGGCTTCAGAGGGCGTGGAGGGTTCCGTGGGGGAGACCGTGGAGGAGACCGTGGAGGCtatggaggtggtggaggattCGGCGGAGGTGGCGGCTACAAGATGGGGGGAAG AGGTGACCGCAGAGACGACAGGAGAGAGCGGCCATACTAA
- the taf15 gene encoding TATA-binding protein-associated factor 2N isoform X1, producing the protein MATDSGYGQHGSSQSYGAYAGQQGGQGYGQGNGSGSYSGQSYPGYGQQGATPAATPAVTQGATEDGYGQSQPQPQSYDNYGQESSGYGDKSSSYGQQSSYGAQGPGGGGAPPPVAAAAAAAGGGAAAAASYGQQSSYGSPGQGGGSYGRWSEGESGGQGGRFGRDQGDRSEGGGFRGRGRGGYDRGSYDRSGGFDRGGFDRGGRGGPSGMGGGDRGGYKNYGGSRDYSSRDESGNEVDNSDNNTIFVQGLGEEVTAQEVGDFFKQIGIIKVSKKTGLQMINIYTDKITGLPKGECTVSFDDPPSAKAAIEWFDGKEFQGKPLKVSFATRRTEFTQRGGGRGARGGAGGGGGGGGGGGGGGGGGGFRGRGGGPNFDIKGGDWPCPNSSCGNMNFARRQECNKCGAPKPGDGGFEGDRGERGSRGGYGGDRGGGGFRGRGGFRGGDRGGDRGGYGGGGGFGGGGGYKMGGRGDRRDDRRERPY; encoded by the exons ATGGCCACTG ACTCAGGCTACGGCCAGCATGGCAGTTCACAAAG CTATGGAGCCTATGCCGGTCAGCAGGGCGGACAG GGTTATGGACAAGGAAATGGCAGTGGCTCTTACAGCGGGCAGAGTTATCCTGGCTATGGACAGCAAGGTGCAACACCTGCTGCGACACCAGCTGTGACGCAAGGTGCGACGGAAG ATGGTTATGGTCAgtctcagccacagccacagagcTATGATAATTATGGGCAGGAATCATCTGG GTATGGTGACAAGTCGTCTTCTTATGGACAACAAAGTTCCTATGGCGCCCAgggaccaggaggaggaggagcaccaCCACCAgtagcggcggcggcggcggcagcaggaggaggagcagcagcagcagccagttaCGGACAGCAAAGCTCCTATGGCAGCCCGGGGCAAGGAGGTGGCAGCTATGGAAGATGGAGTGAGG GTGAAAGTGGTGGTCAGGGGGGCAGGTTTGGACGTGACCAGGGCGATCGTTCAGAAGGCGGGGGCTTCAGAGGTCGAGGCCGTGGTGGCTATGATCGCGGCAGCTATGACCGCAGTGGTGGTTTCGACCGTGGTGGCTTTGATCGCGGCGGAAGAGGCGGACCTTCTGGTATGGG aggtgGTGACCGTGGTGGCTACAAAAATTACGGTG GCTCTCGAGACTACAGCTCAAGGGATGAATCAG GTAACGAGGTGGacaactccgacaacaacacCATTTTTGTCCAGGGCCTGGGAGAAGAGGTCACAGCTCAGGAAGTCGGCGACTTCTTCAAGCAGATTGGTATCATCAAG GTGAGCAAGAAGACTGGACTGCAAATGATCAACATCTACACTGACAAGATCACTGGTCTGCCAAAGGGAGAATGTACAGTGTCCTTCGACGATCCTCCTTCTGCCAAAGCTGCTATTGAATGGTTTGACG GCAAAGAATTTCAAGGCAAACCCCTCAAAGTATCATTTGCCACCCGCAGAACTGAGTTCACACAGAGAGGTGGTGGAAGAGGggcgagaggaggagcaggtggtggaggaggaggtggtggaggaggaggtggcggtggaggaggaggag GTTTCAGAGGTCGTGGTGGTGGACCCAACTTTGACATTAAGGGAGGAGACTGGCCCTGTCCCAACAG CTCCTGCGGCAACATGAATTTTGCGCGGCGGCAAGAGTGCAACAAGTGCGGTGCACCTAAACCAGGAGATGGAGGTTTTGAAGGGG aCCGTGGTGAGCGTGGAAGCCGTGGAGGTTATGGTGGTGACAGAGGCGGCGGCGGCTTCAGAGGGCGTGGAGGGTTCCGTGGGGGAGACCGTGGAGGAGACCGTGGAGGCtatggaggtggtggaggattCGGCGGAGGTGGCGGCTACAAGATGGGGGGAAG AGGTGACCGCAGAGACGACAGGAGAGAGCGGCCATACTAA
- the taf15 gene encoding TATA-binding protein-associated factor 2N isoform X3: MATDSGYGQHGSSQSYGAYAGQQGGQGYGQGNGSGSYSGQSYPGYGQQGATPAATPAVTQGATEDGYGQSQPQPQSYDNYGQESSGYGDKSSSYGQQSSYGAQGPGGGGAPPPVAAAAAAAGGGAAAAASYGQQSSYGSPGQGGGSYGRWSEGESGGQGGRFGRDQGDRSEGGGFRGRGRGGYDRGSYDRSGGFDRGGFDRGGRGGPSGMGGGDRGGYKNYGGSRDYSSRDESGNEVDNSDNNTIFVQGLGEEVTAQEVGDFFKQIGIIKVSKKTGLQMINIYTDKITGLPKGECTVSFDDPPSAKAAIEWFDGKEFQGKPLKVSFATRRTEFTQRGGGRGARGGAGGGGGGFRGRGGGPNFDIKGGDWPCPNSSCGNMNFARRQECNKCGAPKPGDGGFEGDRGERGSRGGYGGDRGGGGFRGRGGFRGGDRGGDRGGYGGGGGFGGGGGYKMGGRGDRRDDRRERPY; the protein is encoded by the exons ATGGCCACTG ACTCAGGCTACGGCCAGCATGGCAGTTCACAAAG CTATGGAGCCTATGCCGGTCAGCAGGGCGGACAG GGTTATGGACAAGGAAATGGCAGTGGCTCTTACAGCGGGCAGAGTTATCCTGGCTATGGACAGCAAGGTGCAACACCTGCTGCGACACCAGCTGTGACGCAAGGTGCGACGGAAG ATGGTTATGGTCAgtctcagccacagccacagagcTATGATAATTATGGGCAGGAATCATCTGG GTATGGTGACAAGTCGTCTTCTTATGGACAACAAAGTTCCTATGGCGCCCAgggaccaggaggaggaggagcaccaCCACCAgtagcggcggcggcggcggcagcaggaggaggagcagcagcagcagccagttaCGGACAGCAAAGCTCCTATGGCAGCCCGGGGCAAGGAGGTGGCAGCTATGGAAGATGGAGTGAGG GTGAAAGTGGTGGTCAGGGGGGCAGGTTTGGACGTGACCAGGGCGATCGTTCAGAAGGCGGGGGCTTCAGAGGTCGAGGCCGTGGTGGCTATGATCGCGGCAGCTATGACCGCAGTGGTGGTTTCGACCGTGGTGGCTTTGATCGCGGCGGAAGAGGCGGACCTTCTGGTATGGG aggtgGTGACCGTGGTGGCTACAAAAATTACGGTG GCTCTCGAGACTACAGCTCAAGGGATGAATCAG GTAACGAGGTGGacaactccgacaacaacacCATTTTTGTCCAGGGCCTGGGAGAAGAGGTCACAGCTCAGGAAGTCGGCGACTTCTTCAAGCAGATTGGTATCATCAAG GTGAGCAAGAAGACTGGACTGCAAATGATCAACATCTACACTGACAAGATCACTGGTCTGCCAAAGGGAGAATGTACAGTGTCCTTCGACGATCCTCCTTCTGCCAAAGCTGCTATTGAATGGTTTGACG GCAAAGAATTTCAAGGCAAACCCCTCAAAGTATCATTTGCCACCCGCAGAACTGAGTTCACACAGAGAGGTGGTGGAAGAGGggcgagaggaggagcaggtggtggaggaggag GTTTCAGAGGTCGTGGTGGTGGACCCAACTTTGACATTAAGGGAGGAGACTGGCCCTGTCCCAACAG CTCCTGCGGCAACATGAATTTTGCGCGGCGGCAAGAGTGCAACAAGTGCGGTGCACCTAAACCAGGAGATGGAGGTTTTGAAGGGG aCCGTGGTGAGCGTGGAAGCCGTGGAGGTTATGGTGGTGACAGAGGCGGCGGCGGCTTCAGAGGGCGTGGAGGGTTCCGTGGGGGAGACCGTGGAGGAGACCGTGGAGGCtatggaggtggtggaggattCGGCGGAGGTGGCGGCTACAAGATGGGGGGAAG AGGTGACCGCAGAGACGACAGGAGAGAGCGGCCATACTAA
- the taf15 gene encoding TATA-binding protein-associated factor 2N isoform X4, with the protein MATDGYGQSQPQPQSYDNYGQESSGYGDKSSSYGQQSSYGAQGPGGGGAPPPVAAAAAAAGGGAAAAASYGQQSSYGSPGQGGGSYGRWSEGESGGQGGRFGRDQGDRSEGGGFRGRGRGGYDRGSYDRSGGFDRGGFDRGGRGGPSGMGGGDRGGYKNYGGSRDYSSRDESGNEVDNSDNNTIFVQGLGEEVTAQEVGDFFKQIGIIKVSKKTGLQMINIYTDKITGLPKGECTVSFDDPPSAKAAIEWFDGKEFQGKPLKVSFATRRTEFTQRGGGRGARGGAGGGGGGGGGGGGGGGGGGFRGRGGGPNFDIKGGDWPCPNSSCGNMNFARRQECNKCGAPKPGDGGFEGDRGERGSRGGYGGDRGGGGFRGRGGFRGGDRGGDRGGYGGGGGFGGGGGYKMGGRGDRRDDRRERPY; encoded by the exons ATGGCCACTG ATGGTTATGGTCAgtctcagccacagccacagagcTATGATAATTATGGGCAGGAATCATCTGG GTATGGTGACAAGTCGTCTTCTTATGGACAACAAAGTTCCTATGGCGCCCAgggaccaggaggaggaggagcaccaCCACCAgtagcggcggcggcggcggcagcaggaggaggagcagcagcagcagccagttaCGGACAGCAAAGCTCCTATGGCAGCCCGGGGCAAGGAGGTGGCAGCTATGGAAGATGGAGTGAGG GTGAAAGTGGTGGTCAGGGGGGCAGGTTTGGACGTGACCAGGGCGATCGTTCAGAAGGCGGGGGCTTCAGAGGTCGAGGCCGTGGTGGCTATGATCGCGGCAGCTATGACCGCAGTGGTGGTTTCGACCGTGGTGGCTTTGATCGCGGCGGAAGAGGCGGACCTTCTGGTATGGG aggtgGTGACCGTGGTGGCTACAAAAATTACGGTG GCTCTCGAGACTACAGCTCAAGGGATGAATCAG GTAACGAGGTGGacaactccgacaacaacacCATTTTTGTCCAGGGCCTGGGAGAAGAGGTCACAGCTCAGGAAGTCGGCGACTTCTTCAAGCAGATTGGTATCATCAAG GTGAGCAAGAAGACTGGACTGCAAATGATCAACATCTACACTGACAAGATCACTGGTCTGCCAAAGGGAGAATGTACAGTGTCCTTCGACGATCCTCCTTCTGCCAAAGCTGCTATTGAATGGTTTGACG GCAAAGAATTTCAAGGCAAACCCCTCAAAGTATCATTTGCCACCCGCAGAACTGAGTTCACACAGAGAGGTGGTGGAAGAGGggcgagaggaggagcaggtggtggaggaggaggtggtggaggaggaggtggcggtggaggaggaggag GTTTCAGAGGTCGTGGTGGTGGACCCAACTTTGACATTAAGGGAGGAGACTGGCCCTGTCCCAACAG CTCCTGCGGCAACATGAATTTTGCGCGGCGGCAAGAGTGCAACAAGTGCGGTGCACCTAAACCAGGAGATGGAGGTTTTGAAGGGG aCCGTGGTGAGCGTGGAAGCCGTGGAGGTTATGGTGGTGACAGAGGCGGCGGCGGCTTCAGAGGGCGTGGAGGGTTCCGTGGGGGAGACCGTGGAGGAGACCGTGGAGGCtatggaggtggtggaggattCGGCGGAGGTGGCGGCTACAAGATGGGGGGAAG AGGTGACCGCAGAGACGACAGGAGAGAGCGGCCATACTAA